A genomic stretch from Solanum stenotomum isolate F172 chromosome 8, ASM1918654v1, whole genome shotgun sequence includes:
- the LOC125873410 gene encoding uncharacterized protein LOC125873410: MKEYILLKKNGNKRTREDSGLDSVFDSKRVHIEATAGSSSVELNRVELELEVNSYDSSKSNQEGHVSSPDCDECDTDVDVDSPEAKQIREDILDILDEPETVGDGVPENQDLDSVIKSFEEEILHRSTLPSPHTLIDLTLSDSGESQSDLGYLLEASDDELGLPPSFSPENHIDSESRLENTIGFENELLRYDSFDLGMLAGIMDGDNYGSENDGDFVTEGGLFDYADPSNFSELSLLPESLPAL; encoded by the coding sequence ATGAAAGAGTATATACTACTTAAAAAAAACGGTAACAAGCGAACCCGAGAGGATTCGGGTTTGGACTCAGTGTTCGACTCGAAGCGAGTCCATATTGAGGCAACTGCAGGTTCGAGCTCGGTTGAGTTGAACCGAGTTGAACTGGAATTAGAGGTGAATTCTTATGACTCGTCCAAGTCGAATCAGGAAGGTCATGTCAGTTCGCCGGATTGTGATGAATGTGATACAGACGTAGACGTAGATTCGCCTGAGGCTAAGCAGATTAGAGAAGATATTCTGGATATACTTGATGAGCCAGAAACAGTGGGCGATGGTGTACCAGAAAATCAGGACCTTGACTCTGTAATCAAGAGTTTTGAAGAAGAGATCCTTCATCGTTCAACTCTGCCATCTCCTCATACCTTAATTGACCTAACGTTGTCAGATTCCGGCGAATCTCAATCGGATCTCGGCTACCTTCTAGAAGCTTCGGACGATGAGCTTGGCCTCCCGCCCAGCTTTTCCCCCGAAAACCATATTGATTCCGAATCGAGATTGGAAAATACGATTGGATTTGAAAACGAATTACTGAGATATGACTCATTCGACTTGGGGATGCTTGCCGGGATCATGGACGGTGATAATTACGGCAGTGAAAATGACGGTGATTTTGTCACAGAGGGCGGATTATTCGATTATGCAGATCCGTCAAATTTTTCAGAGTTGTCACTGCTGCCGGAGTCCCTACCGGCTTTGTAG